One Brachyspira suanatina DNA segment encodes these proteins:
- a CDS encoding ankyrin repeat domain-containing protein: MFKNKNIFRIIVSFIFLIITSLFLYSQEYDTNYYKNLFDKMFTNEDELKEMAKDPKEYMENLFKEAAEKVLKEKIELYKKYNVIEIDSLEYEYQNTAEGYGDLEDVKKFVQKYDINGVYDGYTLLYTYSGYRGSTDIVEFLLENNADVYQKSINGKTALYSSVDDYAYDVVEIILKHYKNDDDINDEFLLAVNKENEFILKSLLKKKFLFFGNKFKMDLDKGLEIALDKGNEDIAAILVLNGAKTDNFLYYFKLVFGKYLILIAILIAVIIIFIKAYKRRYIPDIYQKTITFITFKDKVNNMYIYCYGYYGRLLSVISGCFGNIFINNDKIKGYYNILSNFMDNYISIYDFNDNKKNDKEYFSWYDIIIERNEKAIIKFDCSLYDFINSDKNEINYIVEISDSKIINGVFEVNRNPDIKVEYFKLIFKKIAKSNHLINILRYLFDLYHFNIKNNDKINSYINGDNKSYSEKTNELKINVEQILKKHDKVLFNDIKIKYYDKLKDFYNADNIIYFDDKTICVYKRFAKIEANNNLIINNISLIIDLDNGKLISPYLKDFVNNADEILKRYNVPKNFYNDTDNLIFLITEAGIILMKDKGHKKIFIPLDDIKDNINKDHYLSYLFD; this comes from the coding sequence ATGTTCAAAAATAAAAATATTTTTAGAATAATTGTATCTTTTATTTTCTTAATAATAACATCTTTATTTCTATATTCTCAGGAATATGACACCAATTACTATAAAAATCTTTTTGATAAAATGTTTACAAATGAAGATGAATTAAAAGAAATGGCAAAGGACCCTAAAGAATATATGGAAAACCTGTTTAAAGAAGCAGCAGAAAAAGTATTAAAAGAAAAAATAGAACTTTATAAAAAATATAATGTTATAGAAATAGACAGTTTAGAATATGAATATCAAAATACTGCAGAAGGTTATGGTGATTTAGAAGATGTTAAGAAGTTTGTACAAAAATATGATATAAACGGAGTATATGATGGCTATACTTTGCTTTATACTTATTCAGGATATAGAGGCAGCACTGATATAGTAGAGTTCTTACTTGAAAATAATGCTGATGTTTATCAAAAATCTATTAATGGTAAAACAGCCCTTTACAGTTCCGTAGACGATTATGCTTATGATGTTGTTGAAATTATCTTGAAACATTATAAAAACGATGATGATATAAATGATGAGTTTTTGTTAGCTGTTAATAAAGAAAATGAGTTTATATTAAAAAGTCTATTAAAAAAGAAATTTTTGTTCTTTGGAAATAAATTCAAAATGGATTTAGACAAAGGGCTTGAAATAGCACTCGATAAAGGCAATGAAGATATAGCTGCTATATTGGTTTTAAATGGAGCTAAAACTGATAATTTTTTATATTATTTTAAATTGGTATTTGGTAAATATTTAATTCTTATAGCTATTCTTATAGCTGTTATTATTATTTTTATTAAAGCATATAAAAGAAGATATATTCCTGATATTTATCAAAAGACAATAACGTTTATAACTTTTAAAGATAAAGTAAATAATATGTATATTTACTGTTATGGTTATTATGGCAGACTATTATCTGTAATTAGTGGTTGTTTTGGAAATATATTTATAAATAATGATAAGATAAAAGGGTATTATAATATACTCAGTAATTTTATGGATAATTATATTTCTATTTATGATTTTAATGATAATAAAAAAAATGATAAAGAATATTTTAGCTGGTATGATATTATTATAGAAAGAAATGAAAAAGCTATCATAAAATTTGATTGTTCTCTTTATGATTTTATAAATAGTGATAAAAATGAAATTAACTATATTGTGGAAATATCTGATTCTAAAATTATAAATGGAGTTTTTGAAGTAAATAGAAATCCTGATATTAAGGTAGAATATTTTAAATTAATATTTAAAAAGATAGCAAAATCTAATCATTTGATAAATATTCTTCGCTATTTATTTGATCTATATCATTTCAATATAAAAAACAATGATAAAATTAATTCATATATAAACGGAGATAATAAATCGTATTCTGAAAAAACAAATGAATTGAAGATAAATGTTGAACAGATTTTAAAGAAACATGATAAGGTTTTATTTAATGATATAAAAATTAAATATTATGACAAGCTTAAAGATTTTTATAATGCTGATAATATAATTTATTTTGATGATAAAACAATATGCGTATACAAGAGATTTGCTAAGATAGAAGCTAATAATAATCTTATAATAAATAATATATCGCTTATAATTGATTTAGATAATGGAAAATTAATAAGTCCTTATTTGAAAGATTTCGTTAATAATGCTGATGAGATATTAAAAAGATATAATGTTCCTAAAAACTTTTATAATGATACAGACAATTTAATTTTTCTTATAACAGAAGCCGGTATTATATTGATGAAAGATAAAGGACATAAAAAAATATTTATTCCTTTAGATGATATAAAAGATAATATTAACAAAGATCATTATTTGTCTTATTTATTTGATTAA